The following are encoded together in the Tepidiforma bonchosmolovskayae genome:
- the csm3 gene encoding type III-A CRISPR-associated RAMP protein Csm3: MSENAAVITGILTIRSTLIARTGLRIGAQEASLTIGGVDNPVVRDPLTRQPYIPGSSIKGKMRSLLERVHGLDQNWPIHGDRVRVHACKGEKDYANCTLCQLFGAPAPQERWLCQTRLRFSDTFLTPASVERLMEAATDLPFTELKSEAAIDRVTSAAVPRTMERVPAGSEFGPCEIGLFVYQGDNVATALQWLADGLELLEADALGSSGARGSGRVAFKNISVRRLKVDGQQLIPGEGPAVYESVADLRKGLADLVAWATA; the protein is encoded by the coding sequence ATGAGTGAAAACGCTGCAGTTATCACTGGAATTCTGACCATACGCTCGACCCTCATTGCCCGGACGGGACTGCGCATCGGCGCCCAGGAGGCATCGCTGACGATCGGGGGCGTCGACAACCCGGTGGTGCGCGACCCGCTGACGCGGCAGCCCTACATCCCCGGCTCATCAATAAAAGGGAAGATGCGGTCGCTCCTGGAGCGGGTTCACGGGCTCGACCAGAACTGGCCGATTCATGGGGACCGCGTCCGCGTCCACGCCTGCAAAGGAGAAAAGGATTACGCAAACTGCACGCTCTGCCAGCTGTTCGGCGCGCCGGCGCCGCAGGAGCGGTGGCTCTGCCAGACGCGGCTCCGATTCTCGGACACCTTCCTTACCCCGGCTTCGGTGGAGCGGCTGATGGAGGCGGCGACGGACCTCCCGTTCACGGAGCTGAAATCGGAGGCAGCGATCGACCGGGTTACCTCCGCGGCGGTCCCGCGCACGATGGAGCGTGTCCCCGCAGGGTCGGAGTTCGGGCCGTGCGAGATCGGCCTGTTCGTCTACCAGGGCGACAATGTCGCCACAGCGCTGCAATGGCTGGCCGATGGGCTCGAGCTGCTGGAGGCTGATGCGCTCGGCTCATCGGGCGCACGCGGCTCGGGGAGGGTCGCGTTCAAGAACATCTCGGTGCGCCGGCTGAAGGTCGACGGCCAGCAGCTGATCCCGGGGGAGGGACCCGCGGTCTACGAGAGCGTTGCCGACCTGCGGAAGG
- the csm2 gene encoding type III-A CRISPR-associated protein Csm2, which produces MTQYQRPGQGGYQGNRGAQQQGRAAAVDASRFASAAEKIIVRGEVEALISLAEELAKNSGATRTSVRRLYGEARRIDFLLDQDRARALRRARLLEPRLVYQTKRAQREKQNLGEIASALIAMIRQLKHDDPHEEEQRFRRFVEFFEAVVAYLPEEKKDE; this is translated from the coding sequence ATGACGCAGTATCAACGGCCGGGCCAGGGAGGCTACCAGGGCAACCGCGGGGCGCAGCAGCAGGGCCGGGCAGCTGCGGTCGACGCGTCGAGATTCGCGTCAGCGGCTGAAAAAATCATTGTTCGCGGCGAGGTGGAGGCCCTGATCAGCCTGGCGGAGGAGCTTGCGAAGAACTCCGGCGCGACGCGCACCTCGGTACGGCGCCTCTACGGCGAGGCGCGACGGATCGATTTCCTGCTCGACCAGGACCGGGCACGGGCACTGCGCAGGGCGAGGCTTCTCGAGCCGAGGCTGGTTTATCAGACTAAGAGAGCACAAAGGGAGAAGCAAAACCTTGGCGAAATCGCGTCAGCTCTTATCGCTATGATTCGCCAGTTAAAACATGATGACCCTCATGAGGAAGAACAGCGATTCAGGAGGTTCGTCGAGTTCTTCGAAGCTGTTGTTGCATATCTTCCGGAAGAAAAAAAGGATGAGTGA